A genomic segment from Necator americanus strain Aroian chromosome III, whole genome shotgun sequence encodes:
- a CDS encoding hypothetical protein (NECATOR_CHRIII.G9329.T2): MDWRVVIITYNVNMQRADEDDIEKLLQPAIAANPSLLVIGMQEVAHGETVVGGTVITWQRQMFEWMNTKSEGLVLLAKTYQMTNQVTIFVKRTLIPSIRQIQYRFSRNTMGGLTGHKGSIGVKISLQNRTSMVFVDSHFIHDVVSYDKRIAQFHSNQVCCFPDDEEVKAIFWLGDLNFRVEKDAEETAGVIKSKKGCTLLDSHDQLKRAMRDKEAFVGFTEAPITFSPTYRFYIGSTDYDLKRTPSWCDRILFKGDGITPLSYKSNDQVLVSDHIPVQAVFTVKVPPMPRINWDVLFEHLPTWYSTVPLVGRFQLLNGYWTRRGSYLDWVGVYPASIDDCTSPFRWVWIATCYDQTVQDQRYIVCEFGPLPEGSYRLGYFSHYSNCLMGLSKSFKVVEQPTS, encoded by the exons ATGGATTGGCGGGTTGTGATAATCACCTACAATGTGAACATGCAACGAGCTGATGAAGACGATATTGAGAAGTTATTGCAGCCCGCAATTGCAGCTAATCCAAGCCTTTTGGTGATTGGAATGCAG GAAGTTGCTCACGGAGAGACGGTAGTGGGCGGCACTGTGATCACATGGCAACGTCAAATGTTCGAATGGATGAATACGAAGAGTGAAGGATTAGTATTACTCGCAAAAACGTATCAGATGACGAATCAAGTGACCATATTTGTTAAACGGACGTTGATTCCATCA ATAAGGCAGATACAATACCGGTTTAGCCGCAACACGATGGGTGGCTTGACTGGACACAAAGGCTCTATAGGAGTGAAAATTTCATTGCAA AATCGAACTTCTATGGTTTTCGTTGACAGCCATTTTATTCATGATGTGGTTTCATATGACAAACGGATCGCTCAGTTTCACTCAAATCAAGTCTGCTGCTTTCCTGACGACGAGGAAGTCAA AGCGATTTTCTGGCTTGGAGACCTGAATTTCCGCGTTGAAAAGGATGCAGAAGAGACTGCAGGAGTGATCAAGTCTAAGAAAGGGTGTACCCTTCTAG ATTCACATGATCAGTTGAAAAGAGCGATGCGTGATAAGGAAGCATTTGTTGGGTTCACTGAGGCACCGATCACATTCTCGCCTACTTACAG GTTCTACATTGGCAGCACCGATTACGATCTGAAACGCACACCATCGTGGTGTGACCGTATTTTGTTCAAG GGTGACGGCATCACTCCTCTGAGTTACAAATCTAACGATCAAGTATTGGTCAGTGATCATATACCGGTGCAAGCGGTGTTCACCGTGAAG GTACCCCCTATGCCAAGAATTAATTGGGATGTTTTATTCGAACATCTGCCGACATGGTACTCTACAGTACCGTTGGTGGGACGGTTCCAATTATTAAATGGATACTGGACACGTCGTGGAAGTTATTTGGATTGGGTTGGAGTGTATCCG GCATCGATCGATGACTGCACGTCACCGTTCAGGTGGGTTTGGATCGCTACGTGCTACGATCAAACGGTTCAAGATCAACGATATATCGTCTGTGAATTTGGACCTTTGCCAGAAGGTTCATATCGACTCGGATACTTCAGCCACTACAGTAACTGTTTGATGGGGTTGTCGAAATCATTCAAAGTGGTCGAACAACCCACATCATAA
- a CDS encoding hypothetical protein (NECATOR_CHRIII.G9330.T2), protein MGDKLVYRSRIAVTLQYQFKDCRSMVQTQQNSESDCSLRVKLSAIDPRSPLSACSEQRSVRRSLFELKITSYSRLVRWRVDSSLPTPILDRGSVVRFSTRSEFREAIRRSLSEGMSLPRLPILPGAPQVPIAPSPPQPVHAVSVPPPSALRASSLRSDDATASQPKKLEVVSKQATKVTALSTKLEWKIDQFEKLMKLFKNGQNLISRQFGVPQAPTVCWELHVYPNGKREEDMNNVSFFLRQVGLQRGEEPIMTEFQIYALDVSSQRVSVCRDTKDFTNQQGRGKFQVSRDKMTGALRADGSLLLICEVEYFTPGSKISVEPADDEECALEDVDEKVELSIRESNREMWESELFTDCVIKVGNKEIKAHRCVLGQHSPVFRSMFNNESMIEAREGVIDIQDAKYESVRAMVEFMYTGSMDTVDSNSVDEVLAIADKYEVLPLKEQCERLISNTINQKNITSIAVFADTYSAVLLKQAVIRYLTVHHKNIIRTPEWRAMKKDRYELANELLEAVLSASGDVDEDTMTSSSKGPARKRVRRCVSTKQ, encoded by the exons ATGGGAGATAAGCTAGTATATCGTTCGCGGATTGCTGTTACGCTACAGTACCAGTTCAAGGACTGTCGTTCTATGGTTCAAACACAACAGAACAGTGAAAGTGATTGCTCCCTCAGAGTGAAATTGAGTGCG ATCGATCCTCGTTCGCCGCTGTCTGCCTGTTCAGAGCAGCGATCCGTCAGGCGATCGCTATTCGAGCTCAAAATCACTTCGTATTCCCGTCTAGTACGTTGGCGAGTTGACAGTTCGTTGCCAACTCCAATTCTCGATCGTGGCAGCGTTGTCAGATTCAG CACAAGATCTGAATTTCGTGAGGCGATCCGTCGAAGTTTGAGTGAGGGCATGAGTCTACCCCGGCTGCCGATCCTACCTGGCGCTCCACAAGTCCCTATAGCGCCTTCGCCACCACAACCGGTGCATGCAGTCAGTGTTCCTCCACCATCCGCTCTTCGGGCCTCATCACTCAGAT CTGACGATGCTACAGCCTCTCAACCAAAAAAATTGGAGGTGGTATCGAAACAAGCGACGAAGGTTACAGCACTGTCTACCAAGTTGGAGTGGAAAATTGATCAa TTCGAGAAGTTGATGAAACTGTTCAAGAATGGCCAGAATCTTATAAGCAGACAATTTGGGGTACCACAAGCACCAACGGTTTGCTGGGAGTTGCATGTTTATCCAAACGGAAAGCGAGAAGAAGATATGAACAATGTTTCGTTCTTTCTTCGACAAGTTGGTCTGCAG CGCGGTGAAGAGCCAATAATGACGGAATTCCAAATATACGCATTAGATGTAAGTTCTCAACGGGTTAGTGTATGCCGAGATACAAAGGATTTTACTAATCAACAGGGTCGTGGGAAATTTCAg GTATCACGTGATAAAATGACTGGCGCTTTACGTGCTGACGGTTCACTTTTGTTGATTTGTGAG GTAGAATATTTCACACCAGGGTCGAAGATTTCTGTGGAACCAGCCGATGACGAGGAATGCGCACTGGAGGATGTCGATGAAAAGGTGGAGCTGAGTATACGAGAAAGCAATAGAGAGATGTGGGAGTCAGAGTTATTCACGGATTGTGTGATTAAG GTAGGAAACAAGGAAATAAAGGCTCATCGGTGTGTACTTGGCCAACATTCCCCAGTGTTCCGCTCCATGTTCAATAACGAATCGATGATCGAAGCCAGAGAAGGAGTTATTGACATTCAAGATGCGAAATATGAATCG GTCCGAGCTATGGTAGAATTCATGTATACTGGCTCTATGGATACCGTTGACTCGAACTCGGTGGATGAAGTTCTTGCGATTG CAGACAAGTATGAAGTGTTGCCATTAAAGGAGCAGTGTGAACGGCTCATCTCAAATACTATTAACCAGAAGAATATTACATCTATTGCTGTTTTTGCTGACACATACAGCGCCGTCTTGTTGAAACAG GCTGTTATTCGGTATTTAACTGTTCATCACAAGAACATCATACGTACACCTGAATGGCGAGCAATGAAAAAG GATCGTTACGAGCTGGCCAACGAGCTGTTGGAAGCAGTTCTATCGGCTTCTGGTGATGTTGACGAGGATACAATGACCAGTTCCAGCAAAGGTCCTGCTAGGAAGAGAGTTCGCCGGTGTGTCAGCACAAAACAATGA
- a CDS encoding hypothetical protein (NECATOR_CHRIII.G9330.T1), translating into MSLPRLPILPGAPQVPIAPSPPQPVHAVSVPPPSALRASSLRSDDATASQPKKLEVVSKQATKVTALSTKLEWKIDQFEKLMKLFKNGQNLISRQFGVPQAPTVCWELHVYPNGKREEDMNNVSFFLRQVGLQRGEEPIMTEFQIYALDVSSQRVSVCRDTKDFTNQQGRGKFQVSRDKMTGALRADGSLLLICEVEYFTPGSKISVEPADDEECALEDVDEKVELSIRESNREMWESELFTDCVIKVGNKEIKAHRCVLGQHSPVFRSMFNNESMIEAREGVIDIQDAKYESVRAMVEFMYTGSMDTVDSNSVDEVLAIADKYEVLPLKEQCERLISNTINQKNITSIAVFADTYSAVLLKQAVIRYLTVHHKNIIRTPEWRAMKKDRYELANELLEAVLSASGDVDEDTMTSSSKGPARKRVRRCVSTKQ; encoded by the exons ATGAGTCTACCCCGGCTGCCGATCCTACCTGGCGCTCCACAAGTCCCTATAGCGCCTTCGCCACCACAACCGGTGCATGCAGTCAGTGTTCCTCCACCATCCGCTCTTCGGGCCTCATCACTCAGAT CTGACGATGCTACAGCCTCTCAACCAAAAAAATTGGAGGTGGTATCGAAACAAGCGACGAAGGTTACAGCACTGTCTACCAAGTTGGAGTGGAAAATTGATCAa TTCGAGAAGTTGATGAAACTGTTCAAGAATGGCCAGAATCTTATAAGCAGACAATTTGGGGTACCACAAGCACCAACGGTTTGCTGGGAGTTGCATGTTTATCCAAACGGAAAGCGAGAAGAAGATATGAACAATGTTTCGTTCTTTCTTCGACAAGTTGGTCTGCAG CGCGGTGAAGAGCCAATAATGACGGAATTCCAAATATACGCATTAGATGTAAGTTCTCAACGGGTTAGTGTATGCCGAGATACAAAGGATTTTACTAATCAACAGGGTCGTGGGAAATTTCAg GTATCACGTGATAAAATGACTGGCGCTTTACGTGCTGACGGTTCACTTTTGTTGATTTGTGAG GTAGAATATTTCACACCAGGGTCGAAGATTTCTGTGGAACCAGCCGATGACGAGGAATGCGCACTGGAGGATGTCGATGAAAAGGTGGAGCTGAGTATACGAGAAAGCAATAGAGAGATGTGGGAGTCAGAGTTATTCACGGATTGTGTGATTAAG GTAGGAAACAAGGAAATAAAGGCTCATCGGTGTGTACTTGGCCAACATTCCCCAGTGTTCCGCTCCATGTTCAATAACGAATCGATGATCGAAGCCAGAGAAGGAGTTATTGACATTCAAGATGCGAAATATGAATCG GTCCGAGCTATGGTAGAATTCATGTATACTGGCTCTATGGATACCGTTGACTCGAACTCGGTGGATGAAGTTCTTGCGATTG CAGACAAGTATGAAGTGTTGCCATTAAAGGAGCAGTGTGAACGGCTCATCTCAAATACTATTAACCAGAAGAATATTACATCTATTGCTGTTTTTGCTGACACATACAGCGCCGTCTTGTTGAAACAG GCTGTTATTCGGTATTTAACTGTTCATCACAAGAACATCATACGTACACCTGAATGGCGAGCAATGAAAAAG GATCGTTACGAGCTGGCCAACGAGCTGTTGGAAGCAGTTCTATCGGCTTCTGGTGATGTTGACGAGGATACAATGACCAGTTCCAGCAAAGGTCCTGCTAGGAAGAGAGTTCGCCGGTGTGTCAGCACAAAACAATGA
- a CDS encoding hypothetical protein (NECATOR_CHRIII.G9331.T1): MDGIEPPFGNVAVEPMDTSEIPTPAPTAAQLLEEKARKWKQLQSKRYAEKRKFGVADTQKEEMPPEHVRKIIRDHGDMTSRKFRHDKRVYLGALKYMPHAVLKLLENMPMPWEQIRDVKVLYHITGAITFVNETPRVIEPVYLAQWGTMWIMMRREKRDRRHFKRMRFPPFDDEEPPLDYADNILDVEPLEPIQMDLDPEEDTTVNEWFYDHKPLAATRFVNGPTYRRWAFSIPIMATLYRLANQLLTDLTDDNYYYLFDLKSFFTAKALNVAIPGGPKFEPLIKDINLDEDWNEFNDINKVIIRAPIRTEYRIAFPYMYNNLVNALPVQVSWYHTPSVVFIKTEDPDLPAFYFDPLINPIAISGLEKTVENLPDDEEMEEFELPEEVAPIFEEVPLYTDNTGNGIALLWAPRPFNIRSGRTRRTIDVPLVKTWYREHCPAGMPVKVRVSYQKLLKVFVLNALKHRPPKPQKRRYLFRSFKSTKFFQTTTLDWVEAGLQVLRQGYNMLNLLIHRKNLNYLHLDYNFNLKPVKTLTTKERKKSRFGNAFHLCREILRLTKLVVDAHVQYRLNNVDAYQLADGLQYIFAHVGQLTGMYRYKYKLMRQVRMCKDLKHIIYYRFNTGAVGKGPGCGFWAPGWRVWLFFLRGITPLLERWLGNLLSRQFEGRHSKGVAKTVTKQRVESHFDLELRAAVMHDILDMMPEGIKQNKARVILQHLSEAWRCWKANIPWKVPGLPTPVENMILRYVKAKADWWTNSAHYNRERVRRGATVDKTVCKKNLGRLTRLYLKAEQERQHNYLKDGPYISAEEAVAIYTTTVHWLESRRFSPIPFPPLSYKHDTKLLILALERLKEAYSVKNRLNQSQREELALIEQAYDNPHEALSRIKRHMLTQRAFKEVGIEFMDLYTHLIPVYDIEPLEKVTDAYLDQYLWYEADKRRLFPSWVKPGDTEPPPLLVYKWCQGINNLQDVWETGEGECNVMMEAKLEKVAEKMDLTLLNRLLRLIVDHNIADYMSSKNNVLINYKDMNHTNSFGIIRGLQFASFIVQYYGLVLDLLILGLRRASEIAGPPQCPNEFLTFQDIATETAHPIRLYCRYIDRVWIMFRFTADEARDLIQRYLTEHPDPNNENIVGYNNKKCWPRDARMRLMKHDVNLGRAVFWDIKNRLPRSVTTIEWENAFVSVYSKDNPNLLFDMAGFECRILPKCRTTAEEITHRDGVWNLQNEVTKERTAQCFLKVDDESMSKFHNRIRQILMSSGSTTFTKIVNKWNTALIGLMTYYREAVVNTQELLDLLVKCENKIQTRIKIGLNSKMPARFPPVVFYTPKEIGGLGMLSMGHVLIPQSDLRWMQQTDAGGITHFRSGMTHDEDQLIPNLYRYIQPWEAEFIDSQRVWAEYALKRQEANAQNRRLTLEDLDDSWDRGIPRINTLFQKDRHTLAYDKGWRVRTEFKAYQILKQNPFWWTHQRHDGKLWNLNNYRTDMIQALGGVEGILEHTLFRGTYFPTWEGLFWERASGFEESMKFKKLTNAQRSGLNQIPNRRFTLWWSPTINRANVYVGFQVQLDLTGIFMHGKIPTLKISLIQIFRAHLWQKIHESVVMDLCQVFDQELDALEIQTVQKETIHPRKSYKMNSSCADIQLFAQYKWNVSRPSLMADSKDVMDSTTTQKYWIDVQLRWGDYDSHDIERYARAKFLDYTTDNMSIYPSPTGLLIAMDLAYNLYSAYGNWFPGMKPLIRQAMAKIIKANPAFYVLRERIRKGLQLYSSEPTEPYLTSQNYGELFSNQIIWFVDDTNVYRVTIHKTFEGNLTTKPINGAIFIFNPRTGQLFLKIIHTSVWAGQKRLSQLAKWKTAEEVAALIRSLPVEEQPRQIIVTRKAMLDPLEVHLLDFPNIVIKGSELMLPFQAIMKVEKFGDLILKATEPQMVLFNLYDDWLKTISSYTAFSRVILIMRGMHINPDKTKVILKPDKTTITEPHHIWPSLIDEEWIKVELALKDMILADYGKKNNVNVASLTQSEVRDIILGMEISAPSQQRQQIADIEKQTKEQSQVTATTTRTVNKHGDEIITATTSNYEAATFASRTEWRIRAISATNLHLRTQHIYVSSDDVKDTGFTYILPKNVLKKFITISDLRTQIGGFLYGISPSDNPQVKEIRCVVLVPQTGNHQQVQFPTHLPQHELLKDLEPLGWMHTQPNELPQLSPQDVTAHAKILSENASWDGEKTVIITCSFTPGSVSLTAYKLTPSGYEWGRSNTDRGNNPKGYMPTHYEKVQMLLSDRFLGYFMVPSAGVWNYNFQGQRWSQSMKYDVCLANPKEYYHEDHRPVHFHNFKAFDDPLGIAMADREDSFN, translated from the exons ATGGACGGTATAGAACCTCCATTTGGCAATGTAGCCGTAGAACCGATGGACACTAGTGag atcCCAACACCAGCGCCAACTGCTGCACaacttttagaagaaaag GCGAGAAAATGGAAGCAACTACAGTCAAAAAGATATgcggaaaagaggaaatttggAGTCGCAGACACTCAGAAGGAAGAAATGCCTCCAG AGCATGTTCGTAAGATCATTCGTGACCACGGTGATATGACATCAAGAAAGTTCCGACATGATAAGCGAGTTTACCTCGGAGCGCTTAAGTATATGCCACATGCTGTGTTAAAGTTGTTGGAAAACATGCCTATGCCATGGGAACAGATCAGAGATGTCAAG gTGTTATACCATATTACTGGTGCAATCACATTTGTTAACGAGACTCCCCGAGTGATTGAACCGGTCTACTTAGCCCAATGGGGTACGATGTGGATTATGATGAGGAGAGAAAAGCGAGATCGTCGGCACTTTAAG cgAATGCGATTCCCGCCTTTCGATGACGAAGAGCCACCTCTTGACTATGCGGATAATATTCTCGATGTAGAACCTCTAGAACCTATCCAAATGGATCTAGATCCTGAGGAAGACACTACCGTGAACGAATGGTTCTATGATCACAAACCGCTAGCTGCAACTAG ATTTGTTAACGGACCAACGTACAGACGATGGGCGTTTAGTATTCCAATAATGGCGACCTTGTATCGTCTCGCAAATCAACTTCTCACTGATCTTACTGACGATAATTACTACTATTTGTTCGATTTGAAGTCGTTCTTCACTGCTAAAGCACTAAATGTCGCAATCCCCGGAGGTCCAAAGTTTGAACCGTTGATTAAAGACATCAATCT TGACGAGGATTGGAACGAATTCAACGACATCAATAAGGTTATTATTAGAGCACCGATCAGAACGGAATATCGTATCGCGTTCCCGTATATGTATAATAACCTAGTGAATGCACTACCTGTGCAAGTATCATG GTACCATACTCCATCGGTTGTGTTCATTAAGACCGAAGATCCAGATCTTCCGGCATTCTACTTCGATCCGCTGATCAATCCTATAGCGATAAGTGGATTAGAGAAG ACCGTTGAAAATCTCCCTGATgacgaagaaatggaagagttTGAATTGCCAGAAGAAGTTGCTCCAATTTTCGAGGAG GTTCCGCTGTACACGGACAATACCGGTAATGGCATTGCTTTGCTGTGGGCTCCACGTCCTTTCAATATTCGTTCCGGAAGAACGAGAAGAACAATTGACGTACCATTAGTGAAGACCTGGTACAGAGAACATTGCCCAGCGG GAATGCCTGTGAAGGTTCGCGTGTCTTATCAGAAACTTCTAAAGGTGTTCGTGTTGAATGCTTTGAAGCATCGTCCGCCGAAACCACAGAAGAGAAG ATATCTGTTCCGATCCTTCAAGTCCACGAAATTCTTCCAGACGACGACACTCGATTGGGTGGAAGCTGGCTTGCAG gtCCTTCGACAAGGTTATAATATGTTGAATTTATTGATCCATCGTAAGAACCTTAACTATCTCCATCTGGATTACAATTTCAACTTGAAg CCTGTAAAAACGCTCACAACAAAAGAACGTAAAAAGTCTCGTTTCGGTAATGCTTTCCATTTATGCCGCGAGATTCTGAGGCTTACAAAGTTGGTTGTGGACGCTCATGTTCAGTACAG GCTCAACAACGTGGACGCATATCAACTGGCAGATGGTTTGCAGTACATCTTTGCGCACGTTGGACAGCTTACTGGAATGTACCGTTACAAGTACAAGTTAATGCGACAG GTTCGAATGTGCAAAGATCTCAAACATATCATCTACTATCGCTTCAACACTGGAGCTGTTG GAAAGGGACCAGGTTGTGGTTTCTGGGCACCTGGATGGCGTGTTTGGTTATTCTTCCTGAGAGGAATCACGCCGCTGCTTGAGAGATGGCTTGGGAACTTGCTATCCAGGCAATTCGAAGGCCGTCATTCAAAGGGAGTGGCAAAAACTGTCACTAAGCAGAGGGTCGAATCACACTTTGACTTAGAGTTGAG agCTGCAGTAATGCACGACATTCTTGACATGATGCCAGAGGGTATCAAGCAGAACAAGGCTCGTGTCATTCTCCAACATCTCAGCGAAGCTTGGAGATGCTGGAAGGCCAACATTCCCTGGAAAGTTCCTGGATTGCCAACTCCTGTAGAGAATATGATTCTCCGATACGTGAAGGCTAAAGCAGATTGGTGGACAAATTCCGCTCACTACAATAGAGAACGTGTGCGCCGTGGTGCGACTGTCGACAAGACTGTCTGTAAGAAAAATTTGGGGCGGCTGACAAGATTGTACTTGAAG GCAGAGCAAGAACGACAACATAACTACCTAAAGGACGGTCCATATATTTCCGCCGAAGAAGCTGTTGCTATTTACACCACAACCGTTCACTGGCTGGAGTCCAGGAGATTCTCTCCAATCCCATTCCCTCCATTGTCATACAAACACGACACAAAACTGTTGATCCTG GCTTTGGAAAGACTGAAAGAAGCGTACAGCGTCAAGAATCGCCTTAACCAGTCTCAAAGAGAAGAGTTGGCTCTGATCGAGCAGGCCTACGATAACCCCCATGAAGCTTTGTCACGTATCAAGCGTCACATGCTTACGCAAAGGGCTTTCAAG GAAGTCGGTATTGAATTCATGGATTTGTACACTCATCTGATACCTGTATACGATATTGAGCCGCTTGAGAAAGTAACAGATGCTTATTTGGATCAGTACCTATGGTACGAGGCAGATAAGAGAAG GCTGTTCCCATCGTGGGTGAAACCAGGTGACACTGAGCCACCTCCACTGTTGGTGTACAAGTGGTGCCAAGGAATCAACAATCTTCAAGATGTGTGGGAGACTGGAGAAg GAGAGTGCAACGTAATGATGGAGGCAAAACTTGAAAAAGTAGCTGAAAAGATGGACTTGACACTACTGAATAGATTGTTGAG ATTGATTGTGGATCACAATATTGCTGACTACATGTCCTCGAAGAACAACGTTCTGATAAACTATAAGGATATGAACCACACGAACTCCTTCGGAATCATCAGAGGGCTTCAGTTTGCGTCCTTCATTGTGCAG TACTACGGATTGGTTCTGGATCTTTTGATCCTTGGTTTGCGACGAGCATCTGAGATCGCTGGTCCACCGCAGTGTCCTAATGAGTTCTTAACTTTCCAG gaTATCGCCACCGAGACAGCACATCCGATTCGTCTCTACTGTAGATACATCGATCGAGTGTGGATAATGTTCAG GTTCACTGCGGACGAGGCACGTGATCTGATCCAGCGTTATCTCACAGAGCACCCTGATCCAAATAATGAGAATATCGTAGGCtacaacaacaagaaatgCTGGCCTAGAGATGCTAGAATGCGTCTGATGAAGCACGACGTGAATCTAGGAAGAGCTGTGTTTTGGGACATAAAG AACCGTCTACCTCGATCAGTAACAACTATCGAATGGGAGAATGCTTTTGTATCGGTGTACAGTAAGGATAATCCGAATCTGTTGTTTGATATGGCTGGATTTGAATGCCGTATTTTGCCGAAGTGCCGTACGACTGCTGAAGAGATTACGCATAGAGATGGAGTTTGGAACCTCCAGAATGAG GTCACGAAGGAGCGTACTGCCCAATGCTTCCTGAAGGTTGACGATGAATCTATGTCGAAATTCCACAACAGAATTCGTCAAATCCTTATGTCATCTGGATCAACAACGTTCACAAAGATTGTCAACAAATGGAACACAGCGCTGATTGGTCTCATGACGTACTATCG agaAGCGGTTGTAAATACCCAGGAGCTCCTAGATCTCCTAGTCAAGTGCGAGAATAAGATTCAGACACGTATTAAGATCGGTTTGAACTCTAAAATGCCGGCTAGATTCCCTCCTGTTGTGTTCTACACTCCTAAGGAAATTGGAGGATTGG GTATGCTTTCCATGGGACACGTTCTTATTCCTCAAAGTGATCTTCGTTGGATGCAGCAAACTGATGCCGGTGGTATCACTCACTTCCGATCAGGAATGACACACGATGAAGATCAGCTTATTCCTAACTTGTACAGATACATTCAA CCATGGGAGGCTGAGTTCATAGACTCACAACGTGTGTGGGCTGAATATGCTCTCAAACGGCAGGAAGCGAATGCGCAAAATCGTCGTCTAACCTTAGAAGACCTCGATGACTCCTGGGATAGAGGAATTCCTCGTATTAACACCCTGTTCCAAAAAGATCGTCATACTTTGGCATATGATAAAGGATGGCGTGTTAGGACGGAATTCAAAGCTTATCAG ATTCTGAAGCAGAACCCGTTCTGGTGGACTCATCAACGGCACGATGGTAAGCTCTGGAACCTGAACAACTATCGTACTGACATGATTCAGGCACTTGGAGGAGTTGAAGGAATTCTGGAGCACACACTATTTAGA GGAACATACTTCCCCACCTGGGAAGGTCTGTTCTGGGAGCGTGCATCCGGATTCGAAGAGTCTATGAAATTCAAGAAGTTGACTAATGCTCAGCGATCTGGTTTGAATCAAATTCCTAACCGTCGTTTCACTTTATGGTGGTCTCCTACCATTAATCGAGCTAAC GTGTACGTCGGTTTCCAAGTACAGCTTGATCTTACCGGTATTTTCATGCACGGTAAAATCCCAACTTTGAAAATCTCACTGATCCAGATCTTCCGTGCTCACTTGTGGCAGAAGATCCACGAGTCAGTGGTTATGGATTTGTGTCAG GTGTTCGATCAAGAGTTGGATGCTTTGGAGATCCAAACTGTACAGAAGGAAACTATTCACCCCAGGAAATCCTATAAGATGAATAGTTCATGTGCGGACATTCAGTTGTTTGCACAATATAAGTGGAATGTATCGCGACCATCATTAATGGCTGACAGCAA AGATGTGATGGACAGCACGACAACGCAGAAGTACTGGATTGATGTCCAACTTCGATGGGGAGATTATGATTCGCACGACATTGAACGATACGCTAG AGCAAAATTCTTGGATTACACTACGGACAACATGTCTATTTATCCATCACCAACCGGTCTTCTGATTGCAATGGACCTCGCTTATAATCTTTACAG CGCTTATGGTAACTGGTTCCCCGGAATGAAGCCGCTAATCCGGCAGGCCATGGCGAAAATCATCAAGGCTAACCCCGCCTTCTATGTACTTCGAGAACGTATCCGTAAGGGATTGCAACTGTACAGTTCCGAACCAACAGAACCATATCTGACCAGTCAAAACTATGGAGAACTGTTCTCCAATCAAATTATCTG gTTCGTGGATGACACTAACGTGTACCGTGTGACAATCCATAAAACATTCGAGGGTAACTTGACCACGAAACCTATTAACGGTGCGATCTTCATCTTCAATCCCAGGACTGGACAACTGTTCCTTAAGATTATTCATACATCTGTGTGGGCTGGACAGAAACGTCTCAGTCAG TTGGCTAAATGGAAGACCGCCGAAGAAGTGGCTGCTCTCATTCGATCCCTACCCGTTGAAGAACAGCCAAGGCAGATTATCGTAACCAGAAAGGCTATGCTTGATCCCTTGGAG GTCCATCTTCTCGATTTCCCTAACATTGTCATTAAAGGATCCGAATTGATGTTGCCGTTCCAGGCCATCATGAAG GTGGAGAAATTCGGAGACTTGATCTTGAAAGCCACAGAGCCACAAATGGTGTTATTCAATTTGTATGACGATTGGTTAAAg ACAATATCAAGTTACACTGCATTCTCTCGAGTCATCCTGATAATGCGTGGTATGCATATTAATCCGGATAAGACAAAG GTGATCTTGAAACCAGACAAAACAACGATAACAGAACCGCATCATATTTGGCCTTCATTGATCGATGAGGAGTGGATAAAG GTTGAATTAGCTCTGAAAGACATGATTCTGGCTGACTATGGTAAAAAGAACAACGTAAACGTCGCTTCTCTTACTCAATCTGAAGTGAGAGACATCATCCTCGGTATGGAGATCAGTGCACCAAGTCAACAACGTCAGCAAATTGCTGACATCGAGAAGCAAACTAAAGAGCAAAGCCAA GTGACTGCCACGACAACTCGTACGGTGAATAAACATGGTGATGAGATCATCACAGCGACTACCTCCAATTATGAAGCGGCCACATTCGCGAGTAGGACAGAATGGAGAATTAGGGCAATTTCGGCAACTAATCTGCATTTGAG AACACAGCACATCTATGTGAGCTCTGATGATGTGAAAGATACCGGATTCACCTACATCCTTCCTAAGAATGTTCTTAAAAAGTTTATCACCATTTCGGATTTGCGAACGcag ATTGGAGGATTTCTGTACGGAATATCGCCTTCCGATAATCCTCAAGTGAAAGAAATCCGCTGCGTAGTGCTTGTGCCGCAAACGGGAAATCATCAGCAAGTTCAGTTCCCGACTCATCTGCCGCAACATGAATTGTTGAAGGACTTGGAGCCGTTAGGATG